Proteins encoded together in one Thermococcus gammatolerans EJ3 window:
- the rqcH gene encoding ribosome rescue protein RqcH, with the protein MKEEMSSVDIRYVVRELQWLVGSRVDKVYHDGDEIRIKLRTKEGRADLILQAGKRFHLTSYVKEAPKQPSSFTMLLRKHLSGGFIDAIEQHQFDRIVKIRVGDYTLIGELFRRGNIVLVDSENRIVAALRYEEYKDRAIKPKAEYKFPPARENPLEVSFERFLELMREDENLELVRALARKLNMGGMYAEEISIRAGFEKTTPVRELSDEDLRKVYEAMMGTFNDEPRPNIVYKDGNMHDVVPIELKIYEGLEKRYFKTFSEALDEYFGKLTIEKAKIEKTRKLESKKKQLLATLRKQEEMLKGFEKAMNENQEIGDLIYANYAMVERLLDEFRKATEKLGWEEFKRRIEAGKKEGNKVALMVKAIDPKEKTVTIELEGRKVKLYLNKSIGENAELYYEKAKKFRHKYEGALKAYEDTRRKLDEVEKLIEEEMKKELNVKRIERRKKKWFEKFRWFISSEGFLVLAGKDASTNETLIKKHMSDNDLYCHADVYGAPHVVIKDGQKAGEKTIFEACQFAVSMSRAWSQGLYGADAYWAYPNQVTKQAPSGEYLGKGAFMVYGKRNWLRGLPLKLAVGVINYEGEDYVVCAPVDAIKAHTSKYIVIRPGRLKKGELVKKIRGILEKWGYKVREEDLNAILPPGGGEIVEVVG; encoded by the coding sequence CGCTACGTCGTGAGAGAGCTACAATGGCTCGTTGGCTCTCGCGTTGACAAGGTTTACCATGACGGCGACGAGATAAGGATTAAACTCCGCACGAAAGAGGGAAGGGCCGATTTAATCCTCCAGGCGGGAAAGAGGTTCCACCTCACGAGCTACGTCAAGGAGGCGCCGAAACAGCCTTCGAGCTTCACGATGCTCCTGAGAAAGCACCTGAGCGGGGGCTTTATAGACGCGATAGAACAGCACCAGTTCGACAGGATTGTCAAGATTCGTGTCGGCGACTACACGCTCATTGGCGAGCTCTTCAGGAGGGGCAACATCGTCCTCGTTGATTCCGAGAACAGGATTGTGGCCGCTCTCCGTTACGAGGAGTACAAGGACAGGGCGATAAAGCCCAAGGCAGAGTACAAGTTCCCGCCAGCGAGGGAAAACCCGCTTGAGGTCAGCTTCGAGCGCTTTCTTGAGCTGATGAGGGAGGATGAAAACCTTGAGCTCGTGCGCGCCCTGGCGAGGAAGCTCAACATGGGCGGGATGTACGCCGAGGAAATCTCCATAAGGGCGGGCTTCGAGAAAACCACCCCCGTGAGGGAGCTGAGCGACGAGGATTTGAGGAAGGTCTACGAGGCGATGATGGGAACCTTCAACGACGAGCCGAGGCCGAACATCGTCTACAAGGACGGAAACATGCACGACGTCGTTCCGATAGAGCTGAAAATCTACGAGGGCCTTGAGAAGCGCTATTTTAAAACGTTCAGCGAGGCCCTGGATGAGTACTTTGGAAAGCTCACAATCGAGAAGGCCAAAATCGAAAAAACGAGAAAGCTCGAAAGCAAAAAGAAGCAACTGCTGGCGACGCTTAGGAAGCAGGAGGAGATGCTGAAGGGCTTCGAGAAGGCAATGAACGAGAACCAGGAGATAGGGGATTTAATCTACGCGAACTACGCGATGGTTGAACGGCTTTTGGACGAGTTCAGGAAGGCAACGGAAAAGCTCGGCTGGGAGGAGTTCAAAAGGAGAATAGAGGCGGGTAAAAAAGAGGGCAACAAAGTTGCGCTCATGGTGAAGGCCATCGACCCGAAGGAGAAGACCGTAACTATTGAGCTCGAGGGGAGGAAGGTCAAGCTCTACCTCAACAAAAGCATAGGTGAGAACGCCGAGCTCTACTACGAGAAGGCCAAGAAGTTCAGGCACAAGTACGAGGGTGCCCTGAAGGCCTACGAGGACACGAGGAGGAAGCTCGACGAGGTCGAGAAGCTCATCGAGGAGGAGATGAAGAAGGAACTGAACGTGAAGCGCATAGAGAGGAGAAAGAAGAAGTGGTTCGAGAAGTTCCGCTGGTTCATTTCGAGCGAGGGCTTTCTGGTTTTGGCGGGAAAGGACGCGAGCACGAACGAGACGCTCATCAAAAAGCACATGAGCGACAACGACCTCTACTGCCACGCCGACGTTTACGGTGCTCCGCACGTCGTCATCAAGGACGGGCAGAAGGCTGGAGAGAAGACGATATTCGAGGCCTGCCAGTTCGCGGTCTCGATGAGCCGCGCCTGGAGTCAGGGGCTGTATGGAGCGGACGCCTACTGGGCGTATCCAAATCAGGTGACTAAGCAAGCTCCCAGCGGTGAGTACCTCGGCAAAGGTGCCTTCATGGTCTACGGAAAGAGGAACTGGTTGAGAGGACTTCCGCTCAAGCTGGCGGTGGGAGTTATAAACTACGAGGGAGAAGACTACGTCGTCTGCGCGCCCGTTGACGCGATTAAGGCCCACACGAGCAAGTACATTGTCATAAGACCCGGCAGGCTCAAGAAGGGCGAGCTCGTCAAGAAGATACGCGGAATCCTCGAAAAGTGGGGCTACAAGGTTCGCGAGGAGGATTTGAATGCGATTCTTCCGCCGGGAGGGGGAGAAATAGTGGAGGTGGTAGGGTGA
- a CDS encoding ATP-dependent DNA ligase, whose product MRYSELAELYRRLEKTTLKTLKTKFVADFLKKTPDDLLEIVPYLILGKVFPDWDERELGVGEKLLIKAVSMATGVPEKEIENSIKDTGDLGESVALALKKRRQKSFFSQPLTIKRVYNTFVKVAEASGEGSQDRKMKYLANLFMDAGPEEGKYIARTVLGTMRTGVAEGILRDAIAEAFKVKVELVERAYMLTSDFGYVAKIAKLEGNEGLSKVSIQIGKPIRPMLAQNAASVKDALIEMGGEAAFEIKYDGARVQVHRDGDKVIIYSRRLENVTRSIPEIVEAVKASLKPSKVIVEGELVAVGENGRPRPFQYVLRRFRRKYNIEEMIEKIPLELNLFDILYVNGESLIDTKFTERRKRLEESVEESDKIKLAEQLVTKKVDEAEEFYKRALELGHEGLMAKRLDAIYEPGNRGKKWLKIKPTMENLDLVIIGAEWGEGRRAHLLGSFLVGAYDPESGEFVPVGKVGSGFTDEDLVEFTKMLKPLIIREEGKFVEIEPKVVIEVTYQEIQKSPKYKSGFALRFPRYVALREDKSPEEADTIERVAQLYELQERFKAKR is encoded by the coding sequence ATGAGGTACTCCGAGTTAGCCGAACTTTACAGGAGGCTTGAGAAGACCACGCTCAAAACGCTCAAGACGAAGTTTGTGGCGGACTTCCTCAAGAAAACGCCCGACGATTTGCTCGAGATAGTGCCCTACCTGATTCTCGGCAAGGTCTTCCCAGACTGGGACGAGCGCGAGCTCGGCGTCGGAGAAAAACTCCTGATAAAGGCCGTTTCGATGGCAACGGGTGTCCCCGAGAAGGAAATCGAGAACTCGATTAAAGATACCGGCGACTTGGGCGAGAGCGTGGCTTTAGCCCTCAAGAAGAGAAGGCAGAAGAGCTTCTTCAGCCAGCCCCTCACGATAAAGCGCGTCTACAACACCTTCGTTAAGGTTGCCGAGGCGAGCGGAGAGGGGAGCCAGGACAGGAAGATGAAATATCTGGCCAATCTCTTCATGGACGCCGGGCCTGAGGAGGGAAAGTACATAGCGAGGACAGTCCTCGGAACTATGAGGACCGGGGTTGCCGAGGGAATCCTGCGCGATGCCATAGCCGAGGCCTTTAAGGTAAAGGTTGAGCTTGTTGAGAGAGCTTATATGCTAACGAGCGACTTCGGCTACGTGGCGAAGATAGCGAAGCTTGAAGGGAACGAGGGGCTCTCGAAGGTGAGCATACAGATCGGGAAGCCGATAAGGCCCATGTTGGCACAAAACGCCGCGAGCGTTAAGGACGCACTCATTGAGATGGGCGGTGAAGCCGCCTTCGAGATAAAGTACGACGGAGCGAGGGTTCAGGTCCACCGCGACGGGGATAAGGTGATAATCTACTCGAGGAGGCTTGAGAACGTCACCCGCTCGATTCCAGAGATAGTCGAGGCGGTAAAGGCCTCGCTGAAGCCTTCTAAGGTCATAGTAGAGGGTGAGCTGGTTGCCGTTGGCGAGAACGGTCGTCCGAGACCCTTCCAGTACGTCCTGAGGAGGTTCAGGAGGAAGTACAACATCGAGGAGATGATTGAGAAGATCCCGCTCGAGCTCAACCTCTTTGATATTCTCTACGTCAACGGCGAAAGTCTCATCGACACGAAGTTCACCGAGAGGCGGAAGAGGCTCGAGGAGAGCGTCGAGGAGAGCGATAAGATAAAGCTCGCCGAACAGCTCGTTACGAAGAAGGTCGACGAAGCCGAGGAGTTCTACAAGAGGGCCCTGGAGCTTGGCCACGAGGGGCTCATGGCAAAGAGGCTTGACGCGATCTACGAGCCCGGAAATCGCGGAAAGAAATGGCTCAAGATCAAGCCCACGATGGAGAACCTCGATTTGGTCATCATCGGCGCCGAGTGGGGCGAGGGAAGGCGCGCACACCTGCTCGGTTCCTTCCTCGTCGGTGCGTACGACCCGGAGAGCGGTGAGTTCGTCCCGGTTGGGAAGGTCGGGAGCGGTTTCACCGACGAGGATCTGGTAGAGTTCACCAAGATGCTCAAGCCCCTCATCATCCGCGAGGAGGGCAAGTTCGTCGAGATTGAGCCAAAGGTGGTCATAGAGGTTACCTACCAGGAGATACAGAAGAGTCCGAAGTATAAGAGCGGTTTCGCGTTAAGGTTCCCGCGCTACGTGGCGTTGAGGGAAGATAAAAGTCCGGAGGAGGCGGACACGATAGAGAGAGTCGCCCAGCTCTACGAGCTCCAGGAGAGGTTCAAGGCGAAAAGGTAA
- a CDS encoding Na+/H+ antiporter NhaC family protein: MPEFGVLSLLPPLVAIILAIWTKRVVLALFAGVWVGGWMLSGWNPITGTTQTLDWIVASATDDWNAKILLFDFLIGAGVGLVYKSGGALAIGRALAGRVRSSRGASLMGWLLGVLIFFDDYANTIIVGNTMRPITDRTRVSREMLAYIDDSTAAPVAGLAVVSTWIGYEVGLIGKSFNELNVDLTSVGGAYGAWMHSVPFRFYSILAIILVFIVAYTHRHYGAMLHAEYRARTTGKVLRDGAKPLMTTEVDLGMPKEGGSVHLFVWPILTLIFVTLYGMWYTGGGGKAYAEGGLMNVLGNSDSALALLWGSFAMVIVAFTLVLATKQMTIEEAEDAIVRGMKQMVIANTILLLAWSLKNATEAVGTSSYVVSIAKDAGITGAWVPLIVFLISMFISFTTGTSWGTFSIMLPIAIPLAYGVTGSVGPEVFASIGAVFAGGIFGDHCSPISDTTIMSSMFSGSDHIDHVTTQIPYAVTASSVGLILYVLFGIGVKSWMVLLPLGVLLLIGAWYLLSEWYGKKYGIPHGKVPVYVVEE, from the coding sequence ATGCCTGAATTTGGCGTGCTGTCACTGCTCCCACCGCTTGTGGCCATCATACTGGCCATATGGACAAAAAGGGTCGTGCTGGCCCTGTTCGCAGGAGTATGGGTAGGGGGGTGGATGTTATCCGGGTGGAATCCGATAACCGGAACAACCCAGACCCTGGACTGGATCGTGGCCAGTGCAACCGACGACTGGAACGCCAAAATCCTGCTCTTTGACTTTCTGATCGGTGCGGGAGTTGGACTCGTCTATAAATCCGGGGGTGCCCTGGCCATTGGGAGGGCTTTAGCTGGGAGGGTTCGCTCGAGCAGGGGAGCCTCGTTAATGGGCTGGTTGCTTGGGGTTCTCATATTTTTCGATGACTACGCTAACACGATAATAGTGGGAAACACAATGAGGCCAATAACGGACAGGACGCGCGTTTCGAGGGAGATGCTGGCTTACATAGACGACTCGACTGCAGCGCCGGTTGCAGGACTTGCGGTGGTCTCAACGTGGATCGGCTACGAAGTCGGCCTCATAGGGAAGTCCTTTAACGAACTCAACGTTGACTTAACCTCGGTTGGAGGTGCCTATGGAGCATGGATGCACAGTGTTCCTTTCAGGTTCTACTCAATACTCGCCATAATCCTCGTGTTCATCGTGGCCTACACCCACAGGCACTATGGTGCGATGCTCCACGCCGAGTACCGCGCAAGGACGACTGGAAAGGTCCTCCGCGACGGTGCGAAGCCGTTGATGACCACAGAGGTTGACCTCGGGATGCCAAAGGAAGGTGGAAGTGTACACCTCTTCGTCTGGCCGATACTGACGCTGATATTCGTAACCCTCTACGGCATGTGGTACACCGGAGGTGGTGGCAAAGCCTACGCCGAAGGGGGTCTTATGAACGTCCTCGGAAACTCCGACTCCGCACTCGCACTGCTCTGGGGCAGTTTTGCGATGGTCATCGTTGCCTTCACCCTCGTCCTCGCAACAAAGCAGATGACCATTGAGGAAGCGGAAGATGCGATCGTCCGCGGCATGAAGCAGATGGTCATAGCCAACACCATACTCCTGCTCGCATGGAGCCTGAAAAACGCGACCGAGGCAGTTGGAACGTCCTCCTACGTCGTCAGCATTGCAAAGGACGCGGGCATAACCGGGGCGTGGGTTCCGTTGATAGTCTTCCTCATCTCAATGTTCATCTCGTTCACAACGGGAACCAGCTGGGGAACGTTCAGCATAATGCTCCCGATAGCGATTCCGCTAGCCTACGGGGTTACGGGTAGCGTTGGCCCGGAGGTCTTCGCTAGCATCGGTGCAGTCTTCGCGGGCGGCATCTTCGGCGACCACTGCTCCCCAATAAGCGATACAACGATTATGAGCTCTATGTTCAGCGGTTCCGACCACATAGACCACGTTACGACTCAGATACCCTACGCGGTAACGGCATCAAGCGTCGGCTTAATCCTCTACGTCCTCTTTGGCATTGGAGTCAAGAGCTGGATGGTTCTCCTTCCGCTTGGAGTTCTGCTGCTCATCGGCGCCTGGTACCTCCTGAGCGAGTGGTACGGCAAGAAGTACGGCATACCACACGGCAAGGTGCCGGTGTACGTGGTCGAGGAATGA
- a CDS encoding amino acid permease — translation MRIVGFAGALIVIFALFMPWFHSTMLGYESVSFYKMAESTYSNLDEFLKTFQYLAEHDESGKTTSFLGMYFLGVLFITLGALIGLTGGRGGHILGLIGMALFTAAWYMVFRDHLFDITDTGYYLSWVGFLIGAIGGGGGKK, via the coding sequence ATGCGCATAGTGGGGTTTGCAGGGGCACTGATAGTGATCTTCGCCCTCTTCATGCCCTGGTTCCATAGCACTATGCTGGGATACGAATCCGTGTCCTTCTACAAGATGGCGGAAAGCACCTATTCAAACCTCGATGAATTCCTGAAGACATTTCAGTACCTGGCGGAGCACGATGAGTCTGGAAAAACGACCAGTTTTCTCGGGATGTACTTCCTCGGCGTGCTCTTCATAACCCTCGGGGCACTCATCGGCCTGACGGGGGGCAGAGGAGGCCACATCCTCGGCCTTATAGGAATGGCCCTCTTCACCGCTGCCTGGTACATGGTGTTCAGGGATCACCTCTTTGATATCACGGACACGGGCTACTATCTCTCCTGGGTCGGCTTCCTGATTGGGGCCATCGGTGGGGGTGGAGGAAAGAAATAA
- a CDS encoding pantoate kinase: MLVRAFVPAHITAFFVPVFHDDPLKAGSLGAGINLDKGTNVFASIETGTLERHIHVAFNGEPVKREEAVISYSVAEKIVPKDFMGEVEIWQYFDFPSGYGFGNSAGGALGTALALSYAFGGTWLKAAQIAHEAEVVNKGGLGDVVAQLAGGMEVRVKAGGPGCGVVDNLFFEDYKVLVVPLGRLSTKEILDGEVVKVIEVEGRKSLEKLLKDPTPERLMALARAFAERTGLLTGELLELAGELDRVLKSPSSMIMLGKGLFALVREKELESAKALLADLNVPYDVAEIHEGKPKVGRWFGEGYR, from the coding sequence ATGCTCGTCAGAGCTTTCGTTCCAGCGCACATAACTGCCTTCTTTGTCCCGGTCTTTCACGATGATCCGCTCAAAGCCGGCTCACTCGGGGCGGGAATAAACCTAGACAAGGGAACGAACGTCTTCGCCAGCATAGAAACAGGCACGCTGGAAAGGCACATCCATGTGGCCTTCAACGGGGAGCCCGTGAAGAGGGAAGAGGCCGTCATAAGTTATTCCGTCGCCGAGAAGATCGTTCCAAAGGATTTCATGGGCGAGGTTGAAATCTGGCAGTACTTTGACTTCCCGAGCGGCTACGGCTTCGGTAACAGCGCGGGGGGCGCTCTCGGCACGGCTTTGGCACTGAGCTACGCCTTCGGAGGGACGTGGCTCAAAGCGGCCCAAATTGCCCACGAGGCGGAAGTCGTGAACAAAGGCGGTCTCGGGGACGTTGTAGCCCAGCTCGCCGGGGGAATGGAGGTTAGAGTCAAAGCCGGCGGGCCAGGGTGTGGAGTCGTTGACAACCTCTTCTTCGAGGACTACAAGGTTCTGGTCGTTCCCCTCGGAAGGCTCTCGACGAAGGAGATACTCGACGGCGAGGTTGTGAAGGTCATAGAAGTCGAGGGGAGGAAATCTTTGGAGAAACTCCTGAAGGATCCAACTCCAGAAAGGCTAATGGCCCTCGCCAGAGCTTTCGCCGAGAGAACTGGCCTGCTCACAGGTGAGCTCCTTGAACTGGCGGGGGAACTCGACAGGGTTCTTAAGAGCCCGAGCTCGATGATAATGCTCGGGAAGGGCCTCTTCGCGCTCGTCCGGGAGAAGGAACTAGAAAGTGCGAAAGCCCTCCTTGCCGACCTCAATGTACCCTACGACGTGGCGGAGATCCACGAGGGGAAGCCAAAGGTCGGAAGATGGTTTGGGGAGGGATACCGATGA